ctaaaatcccgtttttgggttctgttaagtgctgggcgacagtgttcatcgcgttcgtgagagcactgtcgcgttcacgaagagtatgggctgccaagccttcgcgttcgcgagacagtgctcgcgttcgcgtaggctacccttccctggtcttcgcgttcgcgatgaagaaaaagttgtctgcccctccccagtgcctaacactacgcgtttgcgatgggcttgtcatgttcgcgaagggtaacgcccccattgcttcgcgttcgcgaagaagaaatccctgcctcatcagtttactcttcgcgttcgcgaggagaccttcgcgaacgcgaagaaggatatgccagacaccagaatctgcagaaaaccagattttccccaagtccaaaacacaccgtggcctatccgaaactcacccgagccctcggggctcctaactaaacatgcacacaagtctaaaaatatcatacgaacttgctcacatgatcaaatcgccaaaataacacctagaactacgaatttagcaccaaatcaaaggaagttctcaagaacactttaaaatttctattttctcaattggacgtctgaatcgcgtcaaatcaactccgtttctcaccaaatttcacagacaggtcctAAATATCATAacaaacctgtaccgggctccagaaccaaaatatggaaccgatactaacaatgccaaatatcaatcaactcttaaaaacaaataatttccaaaattttattttttatcaaaaattcataacttgagctagggacctccgaattcgattccgggcatacgcccaggtcccataattcgatatgggcccaacgggaccgtcaaagcacagatccgggcccgtttatcaaaaatattgaccgaagtcaactaaaattaacttttaaggcaaaaattcttatttttatttttttcaacataaaagcttttcggaaacctgcccggattgcacacacaaatcgaggaggttaaaaatgagatttttaaggtttaagagcgcagattcgagttctaaaacataagatgaccttttgggtcatcacattggcGCATGTAAGTATGATAGCTCAAAAGTAGAAAATGGAgtggtattataatcgaagagccaacctccgttatatcaaagtaggagacttggtcctaaggaacaTAACTCAAAACACTCGGGAGCTCAACACGGGGAAACTAGGTCCAaagtgggaaggcccctaccgggtttcagctatcaccgagAAGGGTTCATATAAGTTAGAAAATCAAAATGGAGAAAAGTTACCTAGCAATttgaacgtggcacacctcaaaagatattattgctgatgaacattatccgattagaaagtatgtgctgcactctttttcccttcgttcaaattttgtcccaattgggtttttctggcaaggtttttaatgaggcagcaacagaaagcatactacgaagacaacaacaataagacctttaatagcaaggcacacaagcaaagatccactcggggatggttagataatctttttctCTATAGCAAATttccaccgggaagttaagtttgctattgagCAAAGGTTACCTGATCGTTCACGAACACAAACCACTAGATGGTTGTTAGATAGTCCTTCGCCCGATAGCATAAATTTCTAAGGGAAAGTAAAGTGTGTTACaaagttaaggattatctagcaatgaattagtggaatcttcgaagatacaagattTCTAGTATTCCAATGCGCAATCTTCACATTTGAACACTGggagggggaatgatatgaggatacggcaaCAATGACTACCACGTCGACCGGGAAACGAAAAGCAAAAATATAATTGCATCATCGGGATCGGGGACTGCGCGGCCAGCCCCggagaaacaagttgtacaagttagccacaagtagtcgcaatttcttttcagcatagcaaatgcttatgtacattttgaaaatagaaggaataaaataaaatccttttgtttttaacTTGTTTCTTGTATGAACGATaaattaactttgtcatttgaaagttaaacaagtacttcaaatgctagtgacataatgaacaggagacgtcctcttcaagagcaccataaacataagagggccttctcttataaaaaccctcacgttaaaggtttggttccggaagaatttatgcccggaatcaaaatacCTTCGGGGAAAGATACACCTGAAGCCATATACGAAAGGATGCAAAAAGTatacttgcgcaaatacttatcaaAGCCCTCACGCAAAAGGGCTGATACTCTGAGCCAAAAATGCTTTCGGGGAGAATACACCCAAGGTTTCACATAATAAGATGCAAAACAGAAAAGCTTGCACAAAATTTTTAAGCAAAAGGaagaaaatgcaaagattaaagacttgcatgaatattcaaatGAAAGGAAGACTCAAACAGTACCTGAGaaaaatatgtttttatttacaaaaGCACGTTAAAACGGCACATGTgcaagaattggaaaaagaaaagaaaagctaaactgcagtatctccagaaccaggaggaagagaagtgtatGCAACCCCGGGAGAAGTAGACGGACCCACCAATGGCTTAACATTTTCACCAGTTTGGCCTTCAGCATTATTAGCCTCCAATGCTTCTTCAGTTGCCGAGAACTCGGAACTGGAACCAGAAGGACCACGTGCATCAGACCTCGCTGGGAGtccacttttagcagctaactcaagctcacaggccttagcaatttcggtatcaaaatcaatgacaccagctttggcctcttccaaggtttttctccttatGCTGTACATAGAGTAAGTtttctcaacaacgagggaagccgctcgacgcttaagttcttctttgagttgggttacacCGGCAGAAAGGTTTTCCTAGGCGGACTTAGCAGATTTGAGGCTAACATCAAGTTCACATACAGTTGAACTAaaaagcctattatgctcgatagttttcctataCTTCTCTTCCAGCTGGGCGTATTTCGCCCCCATAGAAGCAAGCTCTTCAATTTTAGAGTTCAAGGCTCCCTCTAATTtgatcactctttcagcggaggcagcctcgcgTTCGATTGCATCAAGAATGGCGTTATGGACTTCAACCAATTTGGCCCTAAATtcgtcaaatctaaccctcaacgGTCTAATTTCTTGGCTACGAGTTACCACTCTTTGCTCTCTTTGTcgcaaacgagcctccaatacAACAGCCTCAACAACATTGGCTTCCAGTTCTGAAAGGCGAGCGACATGTTGCTCCTGCTCTGCCAAAAGTTGATCCTGTGCGGAGGTAATCTCTTCCTTTTTATGAATCAACCCatgaaggccctcggaagcaagaaagttTGCCTACAAAGTAAGAAGGGTAAAATTCAGGATATGTTCATACCCAAAAATAGAAGgagtaataaaggaagaaaggaacttACCGCTGTGGCATTGTGCAtggtgttgttcaacaaacactctcccgagagtgcatGAATCTTTTCCTAGTCTTTCTCTAAAGCtagaggcttcagataattagcaagctccaccagtggggatagcaagttgcatcctaTAGAGATCGATCGACTAATATTCCTCCTCCTTTGCAAATCTTCAGAAGGGGCATCATAATTTTGCcctaaattcccatgaactggggactgtggaagaggaacaccttcttcatggtcaggtgcggccggTGGACATGATGTAGTAGTTGATGGTGGAaaagtggatgaagatggaagtgatgtagtagttgctggtgttggtgaagatggagatgaagctgatagagttgaagagtgagaagtaACTACATCAAATGCAGTGTTGATTATTAGATGCTCCCCAATCAGAGACACCAGGGATCTGGTACTCAGCCCCGCAGTACTGGGCACAACAATTGGGGATCGAAAATATGAgttgacattatctaccaaattaaactctccccaaagtgtcgaggcatcatcctcggttggtgtaactatctcaacaggtcgagcatcctgttaAGATGATGAGGAtcatcgtcttctatgtagagaatctccctcatcactagcttcttcatcatcgtcgatcatcacggtttctatgaccggcccggaaggaggGCCAGTCACCATCATTACCAGAGATGACTTGGGAGCATCGGTcctcgccctcttattcttttcccctgCTACGGAGGAGATtcttctctttggttgtttgTCTTCTGGCCGGGGACTCAGTAAAGAAACATTTGCTCCTGAAGCAGGCCCAGATACACCTGTTTGAGTAAGCGCCTCCTGAAGTAGCCTCGccgcatcagcaggatcagccaagaCATCCTCCTCGAGAATAACAACAGAACCCGCGGGTAGACCTAATTTGATAGGCTGGTTAGAAGGGATCAATCAAGTTCTTCACATGAAAAATTGAAACAAGGTGAGTTTGAATTATCACgattcttggccttccacccgtatttatgggccagttctttccacaagcaAGTCTCGGGCATCATAACATCTAAGATCGTTTGTACCCACCGATCCAAACCTTCAACCACTGGTAGGATCCATCGAGTTACTGAACCGGGCGAAGGATAGAGGATCAATACAgatatagaaaaatatttagtaaaataaaatactaaataaagagcttACGAGTGTGGTTCCAAGCTACCGAAAAGGATGGAGCCGTTGCTGGAATGGCGTCATTGGTTGAAGCTGCAACGAActattccatccacccacggtcattgttatcatccatgctagacaactaATCATGGTGGCCACatttgcagaggtttatcattccccgcgcaagattttgggagaatagagattcttcatatgagctaaggttagctcatCTCTAGTCTCCTGGCACAAACATCGAAGGCAAGAAACCGTCCTCCACAtaaaaggacttacttgtgccaaacacacttggtagcggaggcaaaactccgcaatcatggAGTCAAGCTCTCTGCTCATATGTAAAACCCTTTTTGGGTAGGGTGACTCGCtctgatagatcaggagcaataatatCCAAGTCATGGAAGCTACAGTCTTTCTTCACAAcaggaatgctagaaggacgTATGGAAGAAGAGTACCTACTAACGACCTATGTACGAGAgttagcagtagggaatttctcttcgaagtcttttgtgGTAATAAGACTTCTAGATATGATGGAGCCCACTGTTGGAGGAGCAGAGTCCTCGGCCTTATTCTTGCTCTTTGAAAAATCGGTACGCtttgaggaagaagccattgtatgGAAGAAGGAGAAGGttttttgtttgaagagaattagagaaaagaTGAAGTGCAAGATGCAAGTTAGATAAGGGAAGCTTGAAGAATTATGAAGCATAAGGGAGAAGGTTGACacgtataagtaaaagttttggcagctaaattcatggccatgattacctcgataatcggcaaaagttgtgctgaatcatgggatgacgcgcgTTCAGGGCATTAAATGTGgagagacatgcg
This sequence is a window from Nicotiana tomentosiformis chromosome 5, ASM39032v3, whole genome shotgun sequence. Protein-coding genes within it:
- the LOC138892740 gene encoding uncharacterized protein, which gives rise to MHNATAANFLASEGLHGLIHKKEEITSAQDQLLAEQEQHVARLSELEANVVEAVVLEARLRQREQRVVTRSQEIRPLRVRFDEFRAKLVEVHNAILDAIEREAASAERVIKLEGALNSKIEELASMGAKYAQLEEKYRKTIEHNRLFSSTENLSAGVTQLKEELKRRAASLVVEKTYSMYSIRRKTLEEAKAGVIDFDTEIAKACELELAAKSGLPARSDARGPSGSSSEFSATEEALEANNAEGQTGENVKPLVGPSTSPGVAYTSLPPGSGDTAV